GCTCAAGCGGAGTAAATCAGGATAGCTCGTCCCGGTTGCTTTCAGCTGTCGGACATAGTAATTTACCGTATTGCGGTGTATGGCTAAACTTGAAGAACAGCTGCGGTTGCTTTCTCCTTTGCTTTTTAACTGAATTAATTGTCGTACATCCATGATATCTATCTTCTTTGCGGCCATATCCCTGATTTAAGTTTCAGCGATAAGATAGAAATCATTCCTTTCAAGAGCCTAAATGCACCTAAAAAAGTGGCACAACTTCGACCGAAACGCCTGGCACAACTTGAACCGAAATGGGTGGCACAACTTCGACCGTTTTATCTACACATGTCACAGTTTCCAAAAACCTTAATCATCTTATGCTCCAGTGCAATGTGTTTCGATTCTGAGCCTAGTTTGATGGAGGCGTGTTTATCAACTTTATCGGAACTATTACCCATATCCATGCCGGGCATGCTGCTTGTAGATACTTGGGTTCCCTCCGTGTTCATCATACTGGGTTTACCCTCGAGCTGTGCGGCAGCATCCACGCTAAAGGCTCCCTGTGTTACCAGCGCTTCGCCCTCCTTGAGCCCACTTTCCACAATGTAGCTGTTGCCGAGGGCGGGTCCAAGCACTATTTCTCTCACCTTGAAGATGGGTTCGTTGGAGTTGGCCAACTTCACGTAAACAATGGAGCGCTTGCCAGTCCAAAGCACCGCCGAGCGAGGAATAATCATTTTATTCTTATACTGGGCAAGGTTGGCTGCAGCCATTCCTGTGATAAACATCTCCGGTTTAAGTATGCCGTCTCGGTTGCCTACCTCCACCCTAACCTTTGCCACTCTGTTGGTGGGATCGATAACCGGATCGATAAAGGTAATGGTGCCGGCAAATAATTTTCCGGGTATAGCCTGCACCGTAAAGGTTATCTTATCGCCTTGGCTTAGGAATGGAAGATCGCTCTCATAGGCATCGAACAACGCCCAAACCGACGAAAGATCGGCAATATCAAACAGCGCTGAGCCCTTGGAAATGTAGTCGCCATTGTTCACTTTCCGTGCTGTCACAATTCCGGAAGTGTTCGAAACCAGCTCGAAGTTGGTTTGCACGGTACCGGATTTTTCCACCTGTGCTATCTGAGTTTCGGTTAGCTTCCACTGGCGCAGCTTCCCCTTTGCTGCCTCGTAAATTTCCGGTTGGCTCTGCTTTGTATTGGCCGCTTCGAGCAACTCCTGCTGAGCGGTAACCAAGTCGGGCGAATAGATAAGCGCCAGCGGTTGACCCTTACGCACTGTTTCGCCAGTAAAATTGACCAATAATTTTTCAATTCTGCCAGGAATATGAGCCACCTGACTCTGGAGCAAACGCTCATCGGCCTGCACCTTTCCGTAAAGGCGCACTTCCTTAATGGGTTTTTGGCGGGTAACCATAGTTGTTTGAACGTTGGCAAGTTCGGCGGCCTCCTTAGTAAATTGGATAGCTGCGGGATCGACGGACACGTTTCCTCCCTGATTTAAGGGGATAAGTTCCATGGCACAGATGGGACACTTTCCGGGCTTATCCTTGCGTATTTGCGGATGCATGGAGCAGGTCCATATGGTGGATTGCATTGCTTCATGCTCATGTGCATGCTCATGCGTTGGGGTAGGCGCATTTGACGAATGAAACAGTAGCCAACCAATAAAAATACCACCTAAAACCAGTAGACTATAGCGAATGGGGTTGTTTGCAAATATCTTCTTCATGAGATAAATTTTTCAAGTTTACTGAATGGGCGAAAATGCCATTAACCTTTTAATCCAAGCGGTAGCGGTGTTGTAATCGGCCACGGCCTCCACCTGCTTAAGCTCATAGTCGAGGGTTTGCAGCCGCACGCGCAAAATGTCGGTTAGGAGCGATTCGGACGCCGAGAATCGCGTAACCATAATTTCAAGCGTTCGCTGAGCCAAGGCACTCTGGGCTTTGTAAAGGGTAATTCTCCGTTCGGCATCCTGATATAGCTGCATAGCCTCATAGTATTCCGTTTGAAGAGCGTTGGCCGCCGTGCTGTAACTTTGCTCGGTAGCGGTTTGTTGAAAAACTGCCTCTGCCTGCATTGCCCTATACTTTTTACGATAGATGGGTAGCGTAACCGTGACCATTGGCATCAACATATCCTTACCGTTCATGGAGGAGTTAGACATTGGATTTTTACTAATCACCGTATAGTTCACTCCAAGGCCCACCATAGGGTAACCCATCCGAGACACCATCCTTTTGCGAGCTTCCAGCGATTGTTTTTCGTAGCTGAGCATGCCGAGCATGGGGTTATTTGC
Above is a genomic segment from Williamwhitmania taraxaci containing:
- a CDS encoding efflux RND transporter periplasmic adaptor subunit, producing the protein MKKIFANNPIRYSLLVLGGIFIGWLLFHSSNAPTPTHEHAHEHEAMQSTIWTCSMHPQIRKDKPGKCPICAMELIPLNQGGNVSVDPAAIQFTKEAAELANVQTTMVTRQKPIKEVRLYGKVQADERLLQSQVAHIPGRIEKLLVNFTGETVRKGQPLALIYSPDLVTAQQELLEAANTKQSQPEIYEAAKGKLRQWKLTETQIAQVEKSGTVQTNFELVSNTSGIVTARKVNNGDYISKGSALFDIADLSSVWALFDAYESDLPFLSQGDKITFTVQAIPGKLFAGTITFIDPVIDPTNRVAKVRVEVGNRDGILKPEMFITGMAAANLAQYKNKMIIPRSAVLWTGKRSIVYVKLANSNEPIFKVREIVLGPALGNSYIVESGLKEGEALVTQGAFSVDAAAQLEGKPSMMNTEGTQVSTSSMPGMDMGNSSDKVDKHASIKLGSESKHIALEHKMIKVFGNCDMCR